One stretch of Jiangella gansuensis DSM 44835 DNA includes these proteins:
- a CDS encoding MFS transporter: MQDPPASRVDSRAWIGLSLLMVPVFMTALDMTVLFLAIPTIAADLLPSGTQQLWVLHIGDIAGAGLVLTAGRLVDRFGPRRLLTLGMLAYGLASALAAFAPSVEVLIVARMLLGASAVTMAPAGMALLRRMFPIPRQFSTAVALFMAAFSGGMALGPPVGGVMLEHFWWGSIFLVNVPVALAVALLARRLLPNVDGTGTGRVDVLSIGLSLTGIVGIVYGVQELAASGWNVVHGLAAAAGVLLIAAFVRRQRMLADPLLDLTLFRSVPFSLGLVAIWLVITATAGADLQFAQHLQVVIGHSPLAAGALLVIPALVSVAATAASPVLLRWLRPGNAIGLGVLVALAGAVSMLMVVSAGPESSTLLLVGAAALLAAGVAPVFALGTNVVLTHAPVHQTGSAQAMQEVGGSLGNTAGLALGGTVAYVGYSRALQDTLPSGLDHQAAEQSVQNIGGAITATQDLPPDLAAQLSEAAQAAFTVATRDAYLLAAIGLAVLAVLVFWGLRTARIDEEPHGEADPVAGRSEEADQCHS; this comes from the coding sequence ATGCAGGATCCACCAGCGTCCAGGGTCGACAGTCGCGCATGGATCGGGCTGAGTCTGCTGATGGTGCCCGTCTTCATGACCGCCCTCGACATGACCGTGCTCTTCCTCGCCATCCCGACCATCGCGGCCGATCTGCTGCCGTCCGGCACACAGCAGCTGTGGGTCCTGCACATCGGAGACATCGCCGGCGCCGGCCTGGTCCTCACGGCGGGTCGGCTCGTGGACCGGTTCGGCCCCCGTCGGCTGCTCACCCTCGGCATGCTCGCCTACGGCCTGGCCTCTGCTCTGGCGGCCTTCGCGCCTTCGGTCGAGGTCCTCATCGTGGCCCGGATGCTGCTCGGTGCATCGGCGGTCACCATGGCACCGGCGGGCATGGCCCTGCTCCGTCGAATGTTCCCGATCCCGCGGCAGTTCTCGACCGCGGTGGCGCTGTTCATGGCGGCGTTCTCCGGGGGCATGGCGCTGGGACCGCCGGTCGGCGGTGTCATGCTCGAACACTTCTGGTGGGGCTCCATCTTCCTGGTCAACGTCCCGGTCGCCCTCGCTGTGGCCCTGCTCGCCCGCCGCCTGTTGCCGAACGTCGACGGCACCGGAACCGGCCGCGTCGACGTCCTCAGCATCGGGCTGTCGTTGACGGGCATCGTCGGGATCGTCTACGGCGTCCAGGAACTCGCCGCGAGTGGATGGAACGTCGTACATGGGCTGGCTGCAGCCGCCGGTGTGTTGCTGATCGCCGCCTTCGTCCGCCGGCAGCGGATGCTCGCCGACCCCTTGCTGGACCTGACGCTGTTCCGGTCCGTACCGTTCTCACTCGGCCTCGTCGCCATCTGGCTGGTGATCACGGCGACCGCCGGCGCCGACCTGCAGTTCGCCCAGCACCTCCAGGTGGTGATCGGCCACTCACCTCTTGCCGCGGGTGCCCTCCTGGTGATTCCGGCCCTCGTCTCGGTGGCGGCCACGGCGGCATCGCCGGTGCTCCTTCGCTGGCTCCGCCCCGGGAACGCCATAGGACTGGGTGTGCTGGTGGCTCTCGCCGGCGCGGTCAGCATGCTCATGGTGGTGTCCGCCGGGCCGGAGTCGTCCACGCTTCTCCTCGTCGGTGCCGCCGCGCTGCTGGCCGCCGGGGTTGCGCCGGTGTTCGCGCTCGGAACGAACGTGGTGCTCACACATGCCCCGGTCCACCAGACAGGCTCCGCGCAGGCGATGCAGGAAGTCGGAGGAAGCCTGGGCAACACGGCGGGGCTGGCGCTGGGTGGCACGGTCGCCTACGTCGGGTATTCCCGCGCCCTCCAGGACACCCTCCCGAGCGGGCTGGACCACCAGGCAGCGGAGCAGAGCGTCCAGAACATCGGCGGGGCGATCACCGCAACGCAGGATCTGCCCCCGGACCTCGCGGCGCAGCTCTCCGAGGCGGCACAGGCCGCGTTCACCGTCGCGACCCGTGATGCCTACCTGCTCGCCGCCATCGGTCTCGCGGTCCTGGCCGTGTTGGTCTTCTGGGGGCTCCGGACCGCCCGCATCGACGAGGAACCGCATGGCGAGGCCGACCCCGTCGCCGGACGCTCGGAGGAAGCGGATCAGTGCCACAGCTGA
- a CDS encoding TetR/AcrR family transcriptional regulator, with the protein MATGRGRPRDTQIDAAVLQATAEVLDQQGYRGVIIEDVARRAGVSKTAVYRRWPNRHRLTLAVLEDRLGRIEAPSTGCTLCDLHECLALITNAFCRLGAGTLAQLIAEGDDDPSAHQHLTEAVLDPPRRAVHRTLFEARQRGDLRSEVDLPLAVDALSSLVFYRLLLGADPMDPDEIEAVVIALLRGIAADADALLREAAGHEEHQPQS; encoded by the coding sequence ATGGCTACCGGCAGAGGCCGCCCCCGGGACACGCAGATCGACGCGGCAGTGCTCCAGGCGACCGCCGAGGTCCTCGACCAGCAGGGATACCGCGGCGTGATCATCGAGGACGTGGCCCGGCGGGCGGGCGTCAGCAAGACCGCGGTCTACCGGCGCTGGCCGAACCGGCACCGCTTGACCCTCGCCGTCCTCGAGGACCGCCTGGGCAGAATCGAGGCTCCGAGCACCGGCTGCACCTTGTGCGACCTGCACGAATGCCTGGCGCTGATCACCAACGCCTTCTGCCGTCTCGGGGCGGGCACCCTCGCTCAACTCATCGCCGAGGGCGACGACGACCCCTCCGCGCACCAGCACCTCACCGAAGCCGTGCTCGACCCTCCACGGCGAGCGGTCCACCGGACCTTGTTCGAGGCACGCCAGCGTGGCGACCTCAGAAGTGAAGTCGATCTGCCGCTCGCTGTCGACGCCCTCAGCTCCCTCGTCTTCTACCGGCTGCTCCTCGGCGCCGATCCGATGGATCCGGACGAGATCGAGGCGGTCGTCATCGCACTCCTGCGCGGAATCGCCGCGGACGCCGACGCCCTGCTGCGCGAGGCCGCCGGACACGAGGAACACCAACCACAGTCCTGA
- a CDS encoding ComEA family DNA-binding protein has translation MRSLRSRPADPRTPAVARARVARLAGSARVVPPAGGDGTSGERGWWSDADGPGGAGGLGDADGWDEAEALAVADAPTGHGGRHRRTDGPPGAPAGGVLGRTGGEGLDDGPARDADKAGRDADGAGRYAADGARGSEGDWPAAVHDHLPLALRVRLRLERGHVTVVVLVVLLGVLGAAVVYLVSRPQVVPIDAEITATGTPAHADDDARPEPPAADEAEPGGAGDGSGTGSGAGAAPAGTIMIHVAGLVAAPGVVELPAGTRVVDAIEAAGGPTAEADLTPLNLARVLTDGEQVIVTAEPPAGQPAVPPPPDPGAGVPVGPPAGPVNLNTATAADLDTLPGIGPTLAGRILEWREQHGRFTTVDELREVSGIGEQRFAELEPLVAV, from the coding sequence ATGCGATCGCTGCGCAGCCGCCCCGCCGACCCCCGCACCCCCGCCGTCGCGCGGGCCCGGGTGGCGCGGCTGGCAGGGTCGGCTCGCGTGGTTCCACCCGCCGGTGGTGACGGGACGAGCGGCGAACGCGGCTGGTGGAGCGACGCCGACGGACCGGGCGGCGCCGGCGGGTTGGGTGACGCCGACGGGTGGGACGAAGCCGAGGCTCTGGCCGTCGCCGACGCGCCGACTGGCCACGGTGGTCGACATCGGCGCACGGACGGGCCACCGGGTGCACCGGCCGGCGGCGTCCTCGGCCGTACCGGTGGCGAGGGCCTCGACGACGGACCTGCTCGCGACGCCGACAAGGCCGGGCGTGATGCGGACGGGGCGGGCCGCTATGCCGCCGACGGTGCACGGGGCAGCGAGGGCGATTGGCCGGCGGCGGTCCATGACCACCTGCCGTTGGCGCTACGGGTCCGGCTGCGCCTGGAACGCGGCCACGTCACCGTCGTCGTGCTGGTGGTGCTGCTGGGAGTGCTCGGCGCGGCAGTCGTGTACCTGGTGTCCCGGCCCCAGGTCGTGCCCATCGACGCCGAGATCACGGCCACCGGCACGCCGGCTCATGCGGACGACGACGCCAGGCCCGAGCCGCCTGCCGCCGACGAAGCCGAACCCGGCGGAGCCGGCGACGGCAGCGGCACTGGGAGCGGTGCCGGCGCGGCGCCGGCGGGCACCATCATGATCCACGTCGCGGGGCTCGTGGCCGCACCGGGAGTCGTCGAACTGCCGGCCGGAACCCGGGTCGTCGACGCCATCGAGGCAGCGGGCGGACCGACCGCCGAGGCCGACCTGACCCCGCTCAACCTCGCCCGCGTCCTGACCGACGGCGAGCAGGTCATCGTCACTGCCGAACCGCCGGCCGGCCAGCCGGCGGTGCCGCCACCACCCGATCCCGGAGCCGGCGTTCCCGTAGGCCCACCGGCCGGTCCGGTGAACCTCAACACCGCGACCGCCGCCGACCTCGACACGCTACCCGGCATCGGTCCCACCCTCGCCGGCCGGATCCTCGAGTGGCGCGAGCAGCACGGCCGCTTCACCACCGTCGACGAGCTGCGCGAAGTCTCCGGTATCGGCGAGCAGCGCTTCGCCGAGCTCGAACCTCTGGTGGCGGTATGA